In Rickettsiella endosymbiont of Aleochara curtula, one genomic interval encodes:
- the glmU gene encoding bifunctional UDP-N-acetylglucosamine diphosphorylase/glucosamine-1-phosphate N-acetyltransferase GlmU, whose translation MKLLDVIILAAGHGKRMHSTLPKVLHKLAGKPLLQYIVETVKDLQPHAVHVVYGNGGGQVPKCLGHLAVNWVKQTELLGTGHAVAQAIPEIKEDENCVLILLGDTPLVSLATLQKLIHATKTHQIGLVTLTTPQPFGLGRILRDQQGKIIQIVEEKDASVEQKKIQEVNSGIFFVPVKLLKRWLPKIKKMNAQGEYYLTDIITMAVDEKIEIVTVSSDIDGEMQGVNDRVQLAKLERYFQQQAAEKLMLAGVTLRDPNRFDLRGQLTVEKDVIIDVNVILEGENSIGANSSVGSHTILKDVKIGKNVQIRPYCLIEGAVIGDNCIIGPFARIRPGSVLKNKVHIGNFVEVKNSQIEQETKINHLSYIGDANIGKNVNIGAGTITCNYDGVVKHTTQIEDDVFVGSNTALVAPICIQKGATIGAGSTLNKDVPGGKLTLNRAETRTISNWKRPRKRET comes from the coding sequence ATGAAATTACTTGATGTCATCATTTTAGCTGCAGGTCATGGAAAGCGTATGCATTCCACTTTACCTAAAGTATTGCATAAGTTGGCTGGCAAGCCTTTGTTACAATATATAGTTGAAACCGTTAAAGACTTGCAACCTCATGCTGTTCATGTGGTTTATGGAAATGGTGGTGGTCAAGTTCCCAAATGCTTAGGTCATTTAGCCGTTAATTGGGTAAAGCAAACGGAATTATTAGGTACGGGGCATGCAGTTGCCCAAGCTATTCCTGAAATTAAAGAAGATGAGAATTGTGTACTTATTTTATTAGGCGACACACCCTTAGTCAGCTTAGCTACGCTGCAAAAATTAATTCATGCTACTAAAACTCATCAAATTGGTTTAGTGACATTAACTACTCCACAGCCTTTTGGTTTAGGACGGATTTTACGGGATCAACAAGGAAAGATCATTCAAATTGTTGAAGAAAAAGATGCGAGCGTTGAGCAGAAAAAAATTCAGGAAGTGAATAGCGGTATTTTTTTCGTACCAGTAAAACTATTAAAGCGTTGGTTGCCTAAAATAAAAAAAATGAATGCTCAAGGGGAATATTACTTAACGGATATCATTACCATGGCTGTGGATGAGAAGATAGAAATAGTAACGGTATCTTCAGATATTGATGGCGAAATGCAAGGAGTAAATGATCGTGTGCAACTAGCCAAGCTTGAACGTTATTTTCAGCAGCAGGCGGCTGAAAAACTTATGTTAGCGGGAGTTACATTACGCGATCCAAACCGGTTTGATTTGCGCGGACAATTAACCGTTGAAAAAGACGTGATTATCGACGTAAATGTTATTTTGGAAGGAGAAAATTCGATAGGTGCTAATAGCTCTGTAGGCTCACACACCATCTTAAAAGATGTCAAAATCGGGAAAAATGTTCAAATTAGACCTTATTGTTTAATTGAAGGTGCAGTTATTGGAGATAATTGTATTATCGGTCCTTTTGCACGTATTCGTCCTGGATCGGTTCTCAAAAATAAAGTTCATATTGGAAATTTTGTTGAAGTTAAAAATAGCCAAATAGAACAAGAAACAAAAATAAATCATTTAAGTTACATAGGCGATGCAAATATAGGTAAAAATGTTAATATTGGCGCCGGGACCATTACGTGCAATTACGATGGAGTTGTTAAACATACAACACAAATAGAAGACGATGTGTTTGTTGGTTCTAATACAGCCCTAGTAGCCCCTATATGTATACAAAAAGGTGCAACCATCGGTGCTGGATCTACTTTAAATAAAGACGTTCCTGGTGGAAAGTTAACTTTAAACAGAGCTGAAACAAGAACAATTTCAAATTGGAAGCGTCCTCGAAAAAGAGAAACTTAG
- a CDS encoding F0F1 ATP synthase subunit epsilon, producing MIKTMQIEVVSAEVSIFSGEATHVAVTGLLGELGIYPGHTQLLTALKPGPVRIVKPNGEDEILYISGGILEVQPQLVSILADTAIRATDLDELAALAAKEHAERILSDKHADFDYAKATAELAQAVAQLQVISKLKKKLTGRI from the coding sequence ATGATTAAAACCATGCAGATTGAGGTTGTTAGTGCAGAAGTTTCGATTTTTTCGGGAGAAGCGACGCATGTAGCTGTTACGGGCCTATTAGGTGAGCTCGGTATTTATCCTGGACATACACAATTATTGACGGCATTAAAGCCGGGGCCAGTGCGCATTGTAAAACCAAATGGGGAAGATGAAATTCTTTACATTTCTGGTGGTATTTTAGAAGTTCAACCACAGCTCGTTAGTATATTAGCCGATACTGCTATAAGAGCTACTGATTTAGATGAATTGGCCGCATTAGCAGCTAAGGAACATGCAGAAAGGATACTAAGTGATAAACATGCTGATTTCGACTACGCAAAGGCAACAGCTGAATTAGCACAAGCAGTTGCTCAATTACAAGTCATATCTAAATTAAAGAAAAAACTTACCGGTAGAATTTAA
- the atpD gene encoding F0F1 ATP synthase subunit beta: MKSNVMKLTNPIGHIVEIIGAVIDVEFPRVAVPKVYDALTVHDHDLVLEVQQQLGDGIVRTIAMGTSDGLQRGTKVTNTQAPISVPVGKQTLGRIMDVLGRPIDEAGPINEKIRLPIHRKPPSFAEQAANEQLLETGIKVIDLLCPFAKGGKVGLFGGAGVGKTVNMMELIRNIAIEHSGYSVFAGVGERTREGNDFYHEMKESNVLDKVSLVYGQMNEPPGNRLRVALTGLTVAEHFRDEGRDVLLFIDNIYRYTLAGVEVSALLGRMPSAVGYQPTLAAEMGALQERITSTKTGSITSIQAVYVPADDLTDPSPATTFAHLDATVVLSRQIAELGIYPAIDPLDSNSRQLDPLIVGQEHYDVARAVQKTLQRYKELKDIIAILGMDELSEQDKLTVMRARKIQRFLSQPFFVAEIFTGSPGKYVSLKETIRGFKAILNGEFDDFPEQAFYMVGSIDEVAVKAKAL, encoded by the coding sequence ATGAAGAGTAACGTTATGAAGCTAACAAACCCCATCGGACATATAGTCGAAATTATCGGCGCTGTTATCGACGTTGAATTTCCAAGAGTAGCGGTTCCCAAAGTTTATGATGCCTTAACGGTTCATGACCATGATTTAGTGCTTGAGGTCCAGCAACAGTTAGGTGATGGTATTGTGCGGACCATTGCAATGGGTACTAGTGATGGTTTGCAGCGAGGAACAAAAGTAACCAACACCCAGGCGCCTATTAGTGTACCTGTTGGGAAGCAGACTTTAGGTAGAATCATGGATGTATTAGGCAGACCCATTGATGAGGCAGGTCCTATTAATGAGAAAATCCGTTTACCTATTCATCGCAAACCACCTAGTTTTGCAGAACAAGCGGCTAATGAGCAATTATTAGAAACTGGAATTAAAGTTATTGATTTATTATGTCCTTTTGCCAAAGGTGGGAAAGTAGGCTTATTTGGCGGTGCGGGGGTCGGTAAAACCGTTAACATGATGGAGCTAATACGTAATATCGCTATTGAGCATAGTGGGTACTCAGTATTTGCAGGTGTTGGTGAACGAACACGAGAAGGTAATGATTTTTATCATGAGATGAAAGAATCTAATGTTTTAGATAAAGTATCATTAGTCTATGGACAAATGAACGAACCGCCCGGTAACCGTTTGCGCGTTGCTTTAACCGGTTTGACCGTAGCAGAACATTTTCGAGATGAAGGTCGAGACGTATTGTTATTTATCGATAATATCTATCGTTATACATTGGCCGGCGTCGAAGTATCTGCATTATTAGGCCGTATGCCTTCTGCTGTGGGTTATCAGCCTACGCTGGCGGCAGAGATGGGTGCTTTACAAGAACGTATTACCTCAACTAAAACAGGCTCTATTACTTCTATCCAAGCTGTTTATGTTCCAGCGGATGATCTTACCGATCCATCGCCGGCAACTACTTTTGCGCATCTAGATGCAACGGTTGTATTATCGCGTCAAATTGCTGAGCTCGGTATTTATCCGGCTATTGATCCTTTAGATTCTAACAGCCGTCAACTTGATCCGTTGATTGTTGGTCAAGAACATTATGATGTAGCACGAGCGGTACAAAAAACTTTACAACGCTATAAAGAACTGAAAGATATTATTGCAATTTTAGGTATGGATGAATTATCAGAACAAGATAAATTGACTGTCATGCGGGCCAGAAAAATACAGCGGTTTTTATCCCAGCCTTTCTTTGTCGCTGAAATATTTACGGGGTCTCCTGGTAAGTATGTCAGCCTTAAAGAAACAATTCGTGGTTTTAAAGCTATTCTGAACGGTGAGTTTGATGATTTTCCTGAACAAGCATTTTACATGGTCGGAAGTATAGATGAAGTGGCTGTGAAAGCAAAAGCCTTGTAG